The Antennarius striatus isolate MH-2024 chromosome 11, ASM4005453v1, whole genome shotgun sequence genome window below encodes:
- the sgpl1 gene encoding sphingosine-1-phosphate lyase 1 isoform X2, whose translation MSYWRALEVYKEMLLVYLEEGRRQVNSHCSGLEPWQIIGATVIATLGAVWIKGFLFQQESLMSRLKKQCFRLIRKIPFVGGAIQSQLNKALDDMSASLCTLKEGMTYTTQLPLKGLSQSQVLEKIREYETLNEVKWEKGRVSGAVYWGDKSLTDLLVKVYGEFAWSNPLHPDIFPGVRKMEAEVVRMACTLFHGGPNSCGAVTSGGTESILMACKAYREMALERGVKHPEILAPVSVHAAFDKAAHYFGMKLVHIPLDKNTMKVDVKAMKRAISKNTAMLVCSAPQFPHGIIDPIEEVSKLAVRYKLPLHVDACLGGFLIVFMNKAGYPLAPFDFRLKGVTSISADTHKYGYAPKGSSVILYSDKKYRQYQYFVAPDWQGGIYASPSIAGSRPGGIIAACWATMMHMGENGYINATKKIIGTARKIRNAVSKMNGVFVFGNPEVSVVAIGSDVFDIFRLSNALTSKGWNLNTLQYPSSIHICCTVLHTQEGVADQFICDVREQVAIILKNPKEKTTGLGAIYGMAQSIPDRSMVTEISRGFLDCLYSTETPTSNNSHMNSNGKAH comes from the exons AGGGCCTTGGAGGTGTACAAAGAGATGCTCCTGGTGTACCTGGAGGAGGGCCGGCGACAGGTCAACTCCCATTGCTCCGGGCTGGAGCCGTGGCAGATCATCGGCGCCACCGTCATCGCCACGCTGGGAGCCGTCTGGATCAAAGGCTTTCTCTTCCAGCAAGAAA GTCTCATGTCCCGACTGAAGAAGCAGTGTTTCCGACTCATCAGAAAAATACCCTTTGTGGGGGGGGCG ATCCAGAGCCAGCTCAACAAGGCCTTGGATGACATGTCTGCCAGTCTGTGTACCCTGAAGGAGGGGATGACCTACACCACACAGCTGCCTCTCAAAGGTCTGTCTCAGAGCCAAGTGCTGGAGAAGATCAGAGAGTACGAGACTCTGA ATGAGGTGAAGTGGGAGAAGGGCCGTGTTTCTGGAGCCGTGTACTGGGGCGATAAATCGCTGACCGACCTCCTGGTGAAG GTCTATGGAGAGTTTGCGTGGAGCAACCCACTTCACCCAGACATCTTTCCTGGCGTGAGAAAGATGGAGGCCGAGGTCGTCAGAATGGCTTGCACCCTGTTCCACGGTGGACCTAACTCCTGTGGCGCA GTGACTTCAGGGGGAACTGAGAGCATTCTGATGGCCTGCAAGGCGTACAGAGAAATGGCACTCGAACGCGGAGTCAAACATCCTGAAAT TCTTGCGCCGGTGAGCGTCCACGCTGCCTTCGATAAAGCAGCACATTACTTTGGCATGAAGCTTGTTCACATTCCTCTCGACAAGAATACAATGAAAGTTGACGTGAAG GCTATGAAGAGAGCCATCAGCAAGAACACAGCCATGCTGGTGTGCTCGGCGCCCCAGTTTCCTCACGGAATCATAGATCCCATCGAGGAAGTGTCCAAG CTGGCTGTTCGCTACAAACTTCCCCTGCATGTTGATGCTTGTCTGGGAGGTTTTCTGATCGTCTTCATGAACAAAGCTGGGTACCCACTGGCTCCGTTTGACTTCAGATTAAAAGGCGTCACCAGCATCTCTGCAGACACCCACAAG TATGGTTACGCCCCCAAAGGTTCCTCGGTTATCCTCTACAGTGATAAGAAGTACCGTCAGTACCAGTACTTTGTAGCTCCAGACTGGCAGGGGGGGATCTACGCCTCGCCCTCTATTGCAGGCTCCAGGCCGGGGGGAATTATAGCTGCGTGCTGGGCAACCATGATGCACATGGGAGAGAACGGATACATAAATGCCACCAAAAAGATCATCGGCACAGCACGAAAGATAAGAAACGC AGTCAGCAAGATGaacggtgtgtttgtgtttgggaaTCCAGAGGTGTCAGTGGTGGCAATAGGCTCCGACGTGTTTGATATTTTCCGTCTGTCTAATGCGCTGACATCGAAAGGCTGGAATCTGAACACGCTGCAGTACCCATCCAG CATCCACATTTGTTGCACAGTCCTGCACACACAGGAAGGCGTGGCTGATCAGTTCATCTGTGATGTCAGAGAGCAGGTCGCCATCATCCTAAAGAATCCTAAAGAGAAAACCACTGGATTG GGAGCCATCTACGGCATGGCCCAGTCCATCCCAGACAGATCCATGGTGACGGAGATCTCCAGAGGCTTCCTGGACTGTCTCTACAGCACTGAGACGCCCACGTCAAACAACAGCCACATGAACAGCAACGGGAAGGCCCACTGA
- the sgpl1 gene encoding sphingosine-1-phosphate lyase 1 isoform X1: MASSSVSLTMSSDVPRALEVYKEMLLVYLEEGRRQVNSHCSGLEPWQIIGATVIATLGAVWIKGFLFQQESLMSRLKKQCFRLIRKIPFVGGAIQSQLNKALDDMSASLCTLKEGMTYTTQLPLKGLSQSQVLEKIREYETLNEVKWEKGRVSGAVYWGDKSLTDLLVKVYGEFAWSNPLHPDIFPGVRKMEAEVVRMACTLFHGGPNSCGAVTSGGTESILMACKAYREMALERGVKHPEILAPVSVHAAFDKAAHYFGMKLVHIPLDKNTMKVDVKAMKRAISKNTAMLVCSAPQFPHGIIDPIEEVSKLAVRYKLPLHVDACLGGFLIVFMNKAGYPLAPFDFRLKGVTSISADTHKYGYAPKGSSVILYSDKKYRQYQYFVAPDWQGGIYASPSIAGSRPGGIIAACWATMMHMGENGYINATKKIIGTARKIRNAVSKMNGVFVFGNPEVSVVAIGSDVFDIFRLSNALTSKGWNLNTLQYPSSIHICCTVLHTQEGVADQFICDVREQVAIILKNPKEKTTGLGAIYGMAQSIPDRSMVTEISRGFLDCLYSTETPTSNNSHMNSNGKAH; encoded by the exons atggcatCCAGCTCCGTCAGTCTGACCATGTCTTCTGATGTACCG AGGGCCTTGGAGGTGTACAAAGAGATGCTCCTGGTGTACCTGGAGGAGGGCCGGCGACAGGTCAACTCCCATTGCTCCGGGCTGGAGCCGTGGCAGATCATCGGCGCCACCGTCATCGCCACGCTGGGAGCCGTCTGGATCAAAGGCTTTCTCTTCCAGCAAGAAA GTCTCATGTCCCGACTGAAGAAGCAGTGTTTCCGACTCATCAGAAAAATACCCTTTGTGGGGGGGGCG ATCCAGAGCCAGCTCAACAAGGCCTTGGATGACATGTCTGCCAGTCTGTGTACCCTGAAGGAGGGGATGACCTACACCACACAGCTGCCTCTCAAAGGTCTGTCTCAGAGCCAAGTGCTGGAGAAGATCAGAGAGTACGAGACTCTGA ATGAGGTGAAGTGGGAGAAGGGCCGTGTTTCTGGAGCCGTGTACTGGGGCGATAAATCGCTGACCGACCTCCTGGTGAAG GTCTATGGAGAGTTTGCGTGGAGCAACCCACTTCACCCAGACATCTTTCCTGGCGTGAGAAAGATGGAGGCCGAGGTCGTCAGAATGGCTTGCACCCTGTTCCACGGTGGACCTAACTCCTGTGGCGCA GTGACTTCAGGGGGAACTGAGAGCATTCTGATGGCCTGCAAGGCGTACAGAGAAATGGCACTCGAACGCGGAGTCAAACATCCTGAAAT TCTTGCGCCGGTGAGCGTCCACGCTGCCTTCGATAAAGCAGCACATTACTTTGGCATGAAGCTTGTTCACATTCCTCTCGACAAGAATACAATGAAAGTTGACGTGAAG GCTATGAAGAGAGCCATCAGCAAGAACACAGCCATGCTGGTGTGCTCGGCGCCCCAGTTTCCTCACGGAATCATAGATCCCATCGAGGAAGTGTCCAAG CTGGCTGTTCGCTACAAACTTCCCCTGCATGTTGATGCTTGTCTGGGAGGTTTTCTGATCGTCTTCATGAACAAAGCTGGGTACCCACTGGCTCCGTTTGACTTCAGATTAAAAGGCGTCACCAGCATCTCTGCAGACACCCACAAG TATGGTTACGCCCCCAAAGGTTCCTCGGTTATCCTCTACAGTGATAAGAAGTACCGTCAGTACCAGTACTTTGTAGCTCCAGACTGGCAGGGGGGGATCTACGCCTCGCCCTCTATTGCAGGCTCCAGGCCGGGGGGAATTATAGCTGCGTGCTGGGCAACCATGATGCACATGGGAGAGAACGGATACATAAATGCCACCAAAAAGATCATCGGCACAGCACGAAAGATAAGAAACGC AGTCAGCAAGATGaacggtgtgtttgtgtttgggaaTCCAGAGGTGTCAGTGGTGGCAATAGGCTCCGACGTGTTTGATATTTTCCGTCTGTCTAATGCGCTGACATCGAAAGGCTGGAATCTGAACACGCTGCAGTACCCATCCAG CATCCACATTTGTTGCACAGTCCTGCACACACAGGAAGGCGTGGCTGATCAGTTCATCTGTGATGTCAGAGAGCAGGTCGCCATCATCCTAAAGAATCCTAAAGAGAAAACCACTGGATTG GGAGCCATCTACGGCATGGCCCAGTCCATCCCAGACAGATCCATGGTGACGGAGATCTCCAGAGGCTTCCTGGACTGTCTCTACAGCACTGAGACGCCCACGTCAAACAACAGCCACATGAACAGCAACGGGAAGGCCCACTGA